Proteins from a single region of Verrucomicrobiota bacterium:
- a CDS encoding DUF2147 domain-containing protein encodes MNLLLVTVASHIKANPAEGVYWMLIDGDGKLEASVINGELQVKVIALKKSAQHMLDEKNPDETLRGRPLLGLTVMEGFRWNEKQQHWEGGKVYDPDKGILYDGYIWSEPKTGALKVRGYLLIGWFGRTETFERVGGKYPKVKQSGEPDLAYSR; translated from the coding sequence ATGAATCTCTTACTGGTGACGGTTGCTTCTCACATTAAGGCAAATCCGGCAGAGGGTGTTTATTGGATGCTGATTGATGGTGATGGAAAGCTTGAGGCATCTGTCATAAATGGTGAATTACAAGTCAAAGTGATAGCACTCAAGAAAAGTGCACAGCATATGTTGGATGAAAAAAATCCTGATGAGACATTGAGGGGGCGACCTCTTTTAGGATTAACAGTCATGGAAGGCTTTCGATGGAATGAAAAACAGCAGCATTGGGAAGGAGGAAAAGTATATGATCCAGACAAGGGGATTTTATATGATGGTTATATTTGGTCTGAGCCTAAAACGGGAGCACTGAAAGTAAGAGGATATCTACTGATTGGTTGGTTTGGTAGAACAGAGACCTTTGAGCGAGTAGGGGGAAAGTATCCAAAGGTCAAACAATCTGGAGAGCCTGATTTGGCTTACTCAAGATAG
- a CDS encoding mechanosensitive ion channel domain-containing protein, with amino-acid sequence MILIISIPLSSIIEKRIARKFLGRTGLGKGGQYAIGKILHYFILVIALFLSIEIAGIGLTSLTLFAGAVGVGLGFGLQNLFQNFISGFLLLIERPIKVGDYIDLGNVNGDELAGKVVSIGVRSTTIVTNDNISVIVPNSDFITNQVTNWSHSEDTVRFRITVGVSYNSDPEEVQAVLLEVAEENPNILKDPKPKVFFDGFGDSSLNFELAIWNRTHTLRPRSFRSDVRYAIHKKLKERGIEIPYPQRDIHIRSGFLNNNN; translated from the coding sequence ATGATACTCATCATATCTATTCCCCTATCAAGTATTATTGAGAAAAGGATAGCAAGGAAATTTCTCGGCCGAACAGGCCTTGGCAAAGGTGGCCAATACGCCATTGGAAAAATTCTTCATTATTTCATCCTGGTTATAGCTCTTTTTCTCTCCATTGAAATAGCAGGTATAGGTCTCACATCTTTGACTCTTTTTGCTGGAGCTGTGGGCGTAGGTCTAGGCTTCGGCCTGCAAAATCTATTCCAGAACTTCATTAGCGGTTTTCTACTTCTTATTGAGCGACCCATCAAGGTTGGTGACTATATCGACTTAGGTAATGTAAATGGAGATGAGCTAGCAGGTAAGGTGGTTAGCATTGGAGTTAGAAGCACCACGATTGTAACCAACGACAATATTTCTGTCATTGTTCCCAATTCAGATTTTATTACTAATCAAGTGACTAACTGGAGCCATAGTGAAGATACAGTTCGATTTCGCATCACTGTCGGTGTTTCCTATAATTCTGACCCAGAAGAAGTTCAGGCTGTCCTATTAGAAGTCGCTGAGGAAAACCCTAATATTCTGAAAGATCCTAAGCCGAAGGTTTTTTTTGATGGGTTTGGCGATAGTTCTTTGAATTTTGAATTAGCTATATGGAACCGAACCCATACATTGCGGCCGAGGTCCTTTAGAAGCGATGTCCGTTATGCTATCCATAAGAAACTTAAAGAAAGAGGAATTGAAATTCCTTATCCGCAGCGTGATATCCATATACGTTCTGGTTTTCTAAACAATAACAATTAA